One Polynucleobacter sp. MWH-Spelu-300-X4 genomic window carries:
- the leuE gene encoding leucine efflux protein LeuE: MGVLNFGTYLIGAIFIILLPGPNSLYVLTMAAQKGWKTGVLGGIGIMTGDTLLMLLAAIGAASLMINAPNVYMLIKIAGALYLSYLGYKLILLGVKRWKMHGTLHTSTPSIKLTGLHPTKAAMMLSLTNPKGIVFFVSFFTQFLDTTHDKPWQSFLVLGITLQLLSLGYLSLLILMGSRLAQAFSQKHRFAAWATASVGLLFIGFSLKLLLD, from the coding sequence ATGGGAGTTCTTAATTTTGGCACCTATCTAATAGGTGCCATTTTTATTATCTTATTACCCGGACCAAACTCTCTATACGTCCTCACGATGGCCGCCCAAAAGGGTTGGAAAACAGGCGTATTAGGAGGTATCGGCATCATGACGGGCGACACCCTACTCATGCTTCTAGCCGCCATCGGCGCCGCATCCTTAATGATCAACGCACCGAATGTTTATATGTTGATCAAAATTGCTGGAGCTCTTTATCTAAGCTACCTGGGATATAAATTAATCCTATTAGGCGTTAAGCGCTGGAAAATGCATGGCACCCTCCATACATCAACCCCATCCATTAAGCTCACAGGCCTCCACCCTACCAAGGCAGCCATGATGCTCTCCCTGACCAACCCAAAGGGTATCGTCTTTTTTGTTTCTTTTTTTACCCAATTTCTAGACACCACCCACGACAAACCATGGCAGTCATTTTTGGTACTGGGCATCACACTACAACTGCTTAGTTTGGGTTATTTGAGTTTACTCATCTTGATGGGCTCAAGATTAGCCCAAGCATTTAGTCAAAAACATCGTTTTGCTGCTTGGGCAACCGCCTCAGTAGGCTTACTCTTTATCGGATTTAGTCTAAAACTACTA